The Desulfomicrobium orale DSM 12838 genome includes a window with the following:
- a CDS encoding YicC/YloC family endoribonuclease, whose amino-acid sequence MPKSMTGFGRATAQEDAWTLTWEIRSLNNRHLDLKWKIPPAFHACQKAWENEVRAVAGRGGVELFLNLRITSPRMQSVALDDTLARSMLDELSRLAGDMGAAFSPDLNRLLAIPSLWKDAGGADCPELVDSLTGTLRLALAEWDAARACEGQALTEDLRKRFLGLEKVVESIRELADQTAPERLETLRERVGKLLEGGVPPLDEDRLLQELAFMADRMDVSEELTRLTVHLESVAACLNQDGPVGRKLDFMVQECFREINTCGNKCQNTRISQLAVDFKAELEKCREQIQNLE is encoded by the coding sequence ATGCCCAAAAGCATGACCGGCTTCGGCCGGGCCACGGCCCAGGAAGACGCCTGGACCCTGACCTGGGAGATCCGCAGCCTGAACAATCGCCATCTGGATTTGAAGTGGAAAATTCCACCCGCTTTCCACGCCTGCCAGAAGGCATGGGAAAATGAAGTCCGGGCCGTGGCCGGGCGCGGCGGGGTGGAGCTTTTTCTGAATCTGCGTATCACGAGCCCCCGGATGCAGTCCGTGGCCCTGGACGATACTCTGGCCCGCTCCATGCTAGATGAATTGTCGCGTCTGGCCGGGGATATGGGGGCGGCATTTTCGCCGGATCTGAACCGGCTGCTGGCCATCCCCTCCCTGTGGAAGGACGCGGGCGGAGCGGATTGCCCGGAGCTTGTGGACAGCCTAACCGGAACCCTGCGTCTGGCCCTGGCCGAATGGGACGCGGCCCGCGCCTGCGAGGGGCAGGCCCTGACGGAGGATCTGCGGAAACGCTTCCTCGGGCTGGAGAAAGTGGTGGAGTCCATCCGGGAACTTGCGGACCAGACCGCTCCCGAACGCCTGGAGACGCTGCGGGAGCGCGTGGGCAAGCTTCTGGAAGGCGGCGTCCCGCCCCTGGATGAAGACCGTCTGCTCCAGGAACTGGCCTTCATGGCCGACCGCATGGACGTGTCCGAGGAACTGACCCGGCTGACGGTCCACCTGGAGAGCGTCGCGGCCTGTCTGAACCAGGACGGCCCCGTGGGCCGCAAGCTGGACTTCATGGTTCAGGAGTGCTTCCGGGAAATCAACACCTGCGGCAATAAATGCCAGAACACGCGGATCAGTCAGCTGGCTGTGGACTTCAAGGCCGAGCTGGAGAAATGCCGCGAGCAGATTCAGAATCTGGAATAG